The Akkermansia sp. N21116 genome includes a region encoding these proteins:
- a CDS encoding lambda exonuclease family protein codes for MKIWPNMEQRTEEWFRARAGRLTASNFGRLLTPKTGKDSSQWEALAIELCCSCIRPDEVQWEGNFHTDRGEALEPEARELFARTMELVVEQVGFVTKDDNPVIGCSPDALVKLDGRYAGGLEIKCPLAKNHARYILDGVVPDEYKAQVHGSMVVTGLPCWYFMSYCPGFPPFIRLVPWDAYTDKLADALDRFTIYYSEIRSRIMPVLTRKEAI; via the coding sequence ATGAAGATCTGGCCGAATATGGAGCAGAGAACGGAGGAGTGGTTCCGCGCCCGCGCTGGTCGGTTGACGGCGAGTAATTTTGGAAGGTTACTGACGCCGAAGACTGGCAAAGATTCCTCACAATGGGAGGCTCTTGCTATTGAGCTTTGTTGTTCGTGCATTCGCCCGGATGAGGTTCAATGGGAGGGTAATTTCCATACGGACCGGGGGGAGGCTTTGGAACCGGAAGCGAGGGAGCTGTTTGCCCGGACTATGGAGCTTGTGGTTGAGCAGGTAGGTTTTGTGACGAAAGACGATAATCCTGTGATCGGATGCTCGCCGGATGCCCTGGTCAAGCTTGACGGGAGGTATGCGGGAGGTCTTGAGATTAAGTGCCCTCTCGCGAAGAATCATGCCCGGTATATTCTGGATGGCGTTGTGCCGGATGAGTACAAGGCCCAGGTTCATGGGTCGATGGTTGTGACGGGGTTGCCGTGCTGGTATTTCATGTCGTACTGCCCTGGGTTCCCGCCTTTTATCAGGCTGGTTCCGTGGGATGCGTACACTGATAAGCTGGCAGATGCTCTTGATCGGTTCACGATTTACTACTCGGAAATTCGTAGCCGGATTATGCCAGTCCTTACCAGAAAGGAGGCCATATGA